A single genomic interval of Mesoplodon densirostris isolate mMesDen1 chromosome 20, mMesDen1 primary haplotype, whole genome shotgun sequence harbors:
- the LOC132481290 gene encoding receptor-binding cancer antigen expressed on SiSo cells-like, with translation MAITQFRLFKVCTCLATVFSCLKRLIRRSGRGRKVSGDQITLPTTVDYSSVPKQTDVEEWTSWDEDAPTSVKMEGGNGNVATQQNALEQREPDYFKDMTPTIRKTQKIIIKKREPLAFGIPDGSTGFSSRRAATQDMPFIHQSPELGDLDTWQENTNAWEEEEDVAWQAEEVLRQQKIAEKRAAEQQRKNMEKEAQRLMKKEQNKTGVKLS, from the coding sequence ATGGCTATCACACAGTTTCGGTTATTTAAAGTTTGTACCTGCCTAGCAACAGTATTCTCATGCCTAAAGAGATTAATACGCAGATCTGGCAGAGGACGGAAAGTAAGTGGAGACCAAATAACTTTGCCAACTACAGTTGATTATTCATCAGTTCCTAAGCAGACAGATGTTGAAGAGTGGACTTCCTGGGATGAAGATGCACCCACAAGTGTAAAGATGGAAGGAGGGAATGGGAATGTGGCAACACAGCAAAATGCTTTAGAGCAACGGGAACCTGACTATTTTAAGGACATGACACCAACTATAAGGAAAACCCAGAAAATCATTATTAAGAAGAGAGAACCATTAGCTTTTGGCATCCCAGATGGTAGCACAGGTTTCTCTAGTAGACGAGCAGCTACACAAGATATGCCTTTTATTCATCAATCTCCTGAATTAGGTGACTTGGATACCTGGCAGGAAAATACCAATGcatgggaagaagaagaagatgtggcCTGGCAAGCCGAAGAAGTTCTGAGGCAGCAGAAGATAGCAGAGAAAAGAGCAGCAGAACAACAAAGGAAGAACATGGAAAAGGAAGCACAGCGGCTAATGaagaaggaacaaaacaaaactggtgtGAAACTTTCATAA